Proteins from one Escherichia coli genomic window:
- the wcaJ gene encoding undecaprenyl-phosphate glucose phosphotransferase yields the protein MTNLKKRERAKTNASLISMVQRFSDITIMFAGLWLVCEVSGLSFLYMHLLVALITLVVFQMLGGITDFYRSWRGVRATTEFALLLQNWTLSVIFSAGLVAFNNDFDTQLKIWLAWYGLTSIGLVACRSCIRIGAGWLRNHGYNKRMVAVAGDLAAGQMLMESFRNQPWLGFEVVGVYHDPKPGGVSNDWAGNLQQLVEDAKAGKIHNVYIAMQMCDGARVKKLVHQLADTTCSVLLIPDVFTFNILHSRLEEMNGVPVVPLYDTPLSGVNRLIKRAEDIVLATLILLLISPVLCCIALAVKLSSPGPVIFRQTRYGMDGKPIKVWKFRSMKVMENDKVVTQATQNDPRVTKVGNFLRRTSLDELPQFINVLTGGMSIVGPRPHAVAHNEQYRQLIEGYMLRHKVKPGITGWAQINGWRGETDTLEKMEKRVEFDLEYIREWSVWFDIKIVFLTVFKGFVNKAAY from the coding sequence ATGACAAATCTAAAAAAGCGCGAGCGAGCGAAAACCAATGCATCGTTAATCTCTATGGTGCAACGCTTTTCAGATATCACCATCATGTTTGCCGGGCTATGGCTGGTTTGCGAAGTCAGCGGACTGTCATTCCTCTACATGCACCTGTTGGTGGCGCTGATTACGCTGGTGGTGTTCCAGATGTTGGGCGGCATCACCGATTTTTATCGCTCATGGCGTGGTGTTCGGGCAACGACAGAATTTGCCCTGCTGCTGCAAAACTGGACCTTAAGCGTGATTTTTAGCGCCGGACTGGTGGCGTTCAACAATGATTTCGACACGCAACTGAAAATCTGGCTGGCGTGGTATGGGCTGACCAGCATCGGGTTGGTGGCGTGTCGTTCGTGTATTCGCATTGGTGCGGGCTGGTTGCGTAATCATGGCTATAACAAGCGTATGGTTGCCGTGGCGGGGGATTTAGCTGCCGGGCAAATGCTGATGGAGAGCTTCCGTAATCAGCCGTGGTTAGGGTTTGAAGTGGTGGGCGTTTACCACGACCCAAAACCGGGCGGCGTTTCTAACGACTGGGCGGGCAATCTGCAACAGCTGGTCGAGGATGCAAAAGCGGGCAAGATTCACAACGTCTATATCGCGATGCAAATGTGCGACGGCGCACGAGTGAAAAAACTGGTCCATCAACTGGCGGACACCACCTGTTCGGTGCTGCTGATCCCCGACGTCTTTACCTTCAACATTCTCCATTCACGCCTCGAAGAGATGAACGGCGTTCCGGTGGTGCCGCTGTACGACACGCCACTTTCCGGGGTTAACCGCCTGATAAAACGTGCGGAAGACATTGTGCTGGCAACGCTGATCTTGCTGCTGATCTCCCCGGTGCTGTGCTGTATTGCGCTGGCAGTGAAACTCAGTTCACCAGGGCCGGTTATTTTCCGCCAGACTCGCTACGGCATGGATGGCAAGCCGATCAAAGTGTGGAAGTTCCGTTCCATGAAAGTGATGGAGAACGACAAAGTCGTGACTCAGGCGACGCAGAACGATCCGCGCGTCACCAAAGTGGGGAACTTTCTGCGCCGCACCTCGCTGGATGAATTGCCGCAGTTTATCAATGTGCTGACCGGGGGGATGTCGATTGTGGGGCCACGTCCGCACGCGGTGGCGCATAACGAACAATATCGCCAGCTCATTGAAGGCTACATGCTGCGCCACAAAGTGAAACCGGGCATTACCGGTTGGGCGCAGATTAACGGCTGGCGCGGCGAAACCGACACGCTGGAGAAAATGGAAAAACGCGTCGAGTTCGACCTTGAGTACATCCGTGAATGGAGCGTTTGGTTCGATATCAAAATCGTTTTCCTGACGGTATTCAAAGGCTTCGTTAACAAAGCGGCATATTGA
- the wzxC gene encoding colanic acid undecaprenyl disphosphate flippase WzxC produces MSLREKTISGAKWSAIATVIIIGLGLVQMTVLARIIDNHQFGLLTVSLVIIALADTLSDFGIANSIIQRKEISHLELTTLYWLNVGLGIVVCVAVFLLSDAIGDVLNNPDLAPLMKTLSLAFVVIPHGQQFRALMQKELEFNKIGMIETSAVLAGFTFTVVSAHFWPLAMTAILGYLVNSAVRTLLFGYFGRKIYRPGLHFSLASVAPNLRFGAWLTADSIINYLNTNLSTLVLARILGAGVAGGYNLAYNVAVVPPMKLNPIITRVLFPAFAKIQDDTEKLRVNFYKLLSVVGIINFPALLGLMVVSNNFVPLVFGEKWNSIIPVLQLLCIVGLLRSVGNPIGSLLMAKARVDISFKFNVFKTFLFIPAIVIGGQMAGAIGVTLGFLLVQIINTILSYFVMIKPVLGSSYRQYILSLWLPFYLSLPTLVVSYALGIVLKGQLVLGMLLAVQIIAGVLAFVVMIVLSRHPLVVEVKRQFCRSEKMKMLLRAG; encoded by the coding sequence ATGAGCTTACGTGAAAAAACCATCAGCGGCGCGAAGTGGTCGGCGATTGCTACGGTGATCATCATCGGCCTCGGGCTAGTGCAGATGACCGTGCTGGCGCGGATTATCGACAACCACCAGTTCGGTTTGCTTACCGTTTCGCTGGTGATTATCGCGCTGGCAGACACGCTTTCTGACTTCGGTATCGCTAACTCGATTATTCAGCGAAAAGAAATCAGCCACCTTGAACTCACTACGCTGTACTGGCTGAACGTCGGGCTGGGGATCGTGGTGTGCGTGGCGGTGTTTTTGTTGAGTGATGCCATTGGTGACGTGCTGAATAACCCGGATCTGGCGCCGTTGATGAAAACATTGTCGCTGGCGTTTGTGGTGATCCCCCACGGGCAACAGTTTCGCGCGTTGATGCAAAAGGAGCTGGAGTTCAACAAAATCGGCATGATCGAAACCAGCGCGGTGCTGGCGGGCTTCACTTTTACGGTGGTTAGCGCCCATTTCTGGCCGCTGGCGATGACCGCGATCCTCGGTTATCTGGTCAATAGTGCGGTAAGAACGCTGCTGTTTGGCTACTTTGGTCGAAAAATTTATCGCCCCGGTCTGCATTTCTCGCTGGCGTCGGTGGCACCAAACTTACGTTTTGGTGCCTGGCTGACGGCGGACAGCATCATCAACTATCTCAATACCAACCTTTCAACGCTGGTGCTGGCGCGTATTCTCGGCGCGGGCGTGGCAGGGGGATACAACCTGGCGTACAACGTGGCCGTTGTGCCGCCGATGAAACTGAACCCGATCATCACCCGCGTGTTGTTTCCGGCGTTTGCCAAAATTCAGGACGACACCGAAAAGCTACGCGTTAACTTCTACAAGCTGCTGTCGGTGGTGGGGATTATCAATTTTCCGGCGCTGCTGGGGCTGATGGTGGTGTCGAATAACTTTGTACCGCTGGTCTTTGGCGAAAAGTGGAACAGCATTATTCCGGTGCTGCAATTGCTGTGTATTGTGGGGCTACTGCGCTCAGTGGGTAACCCGATTGGCTCGCTGCTGATGGCGAAAGCGCGGGTGGATATCAGCTTTAAATTCAACGTATTCAAAACCTTTCTGTTTATTCCGGCGATTGTTATTGGCGGACAGATGGCGGGTGCAATCGGCGTCACGCTTGGTTTCCTGCTGGTACAGATTATCAACACCATTCTGAGTTACTTCGTGATGATTAAACCGGTGCTCGGTTCCAGTTATCGCCAGTACATCCTGAGTTTATGGCTGCCGTTTTATCTCTCGCTGCCAACGCTGGTGGTTAGTTATGCGCTGGGCATTGTGCTGAAAGGGCAACTGGTGCTGGGGATGTTACTGGCGGTGCAAATTATCGCAGGCGTGCTGGCGTTTGTGGTGATGATCGTGTTGTCGCGCCATCCGCTGGTGGTGGAAGTGAAGCGTCAGTTTTGTCGCAGCGAAAAAATGAAAATGCTTTTGCGGGCCGGGTGA
- the wcaK gene encoding colanic acid biosynthesis pyruvyl transferase WcaK, translated as MKLLILGNHTCGNRGDSAILRGLLDAINILNPHAEVDVMSRYPVSSSWLLNRPVMGDPLFLQMKQHNSAAGVVGRVKKVLRRRYQHQVLLSRVTDTGKLRNIAIAQGFTDFVRLLSGYDAIIQVGGSFFVDLYGVPQFEHALCTFMAKKPLFMIGHSVGPFQDEQFNQLANYVFGHCDALILRESVSLDLMKRSNITTAKVEHGVDTAWLVDHHTEDFTASYAVQHWLDVAAQQKTVAITLRELAPFDKRLGTTQQAYEKAFAGVVNRILDEGYQVIALSTCTGIDSYNKDDRMVALNLRQHISDPARYHVVMDELNDLEMGKILGACELTVGTRLHSAIISMNFSTPAIAINYEHKSAGIMQQLGLPEMAIDIRHLLDGSLQAMVADTLGQLPELNTRLNEAVSRERQAGMQMVQSVLERIGEAK; from the coding sequence ATGAAATTACTGATTCTGGGCAACCACACTTGCGGCAATCGCGGCGACAGCGCCATCTTGCGCGGCCTACTTGATGCCATCAACATCCTCAACCCTCACGCCGAAGTGGACGTAATGAGCCGCTATCCGGTCAGTTCTTCCTGGCTGCTCAACCGCCCGGTAATGGGCGATCCGCTGTTCCTGCAAATGAAACAACACAACAGCGCGGCGGGCGTTGTCGGGCGCGTTAAAAAAGTCCTCCGTCGCCGCTATCAACACCAGGTACTGCTCTCACGCGTCACCGACACCGGCAAGCTGCGTAATATCGCCATTGCCCAGGGATTCACTGACTTTGTGCGCCTGCTGTCAGGTTACGACGCCATTATTCAGGTCGGCGGATCGTTTTTTGTCGATCTCTACGGCGTGCCGCAGTTTGAACATGCGCTTTGCACGTTTATGGCGAAAAAGCCGCTGTTTATGATTGGTCACAGCGTCGGCCCGTTCCAGGATGAGCAATTTAACCAACTGGCAAACTACGTATTCGGGCACTGCGACGCGCTGATCCTACGCGAATCGGTCAGCCTGGATCTAATGAAACGCAGCAATATCACTACCGCAAAAGTTGAACATGGCGTCGATACCGCGTGGCTGGTCGATCACCACACCGAAGACTTCACCGCCAGCTATGCTGTTCAACACTGGCTGGACGTAGCCGCACAGCAGAAAACGGTGGCAATTACCCTGCGCGAACTGGCACCGTTCGACAAACGTCTCGGCACCACTCAACAAGCGTATGAAAAAGCCTTTGCCGGGGTGGTCAATCGCATTCTCGATGAAGGGTATCAGGTGATTGCGCTCTCCACCTGTACGGGCATCGACAGCTATAACAAAGACGACCGCATGGTGGCGCTCAACCTGCGTCAGCACATCAGCGATCCTGCCCGTTATCACGTGGTGATGGATGAGCTCAATGATCTGGAAATGGGCAAAATCCTCGGTGCCTGTGAACTCACCGTCGGTACGCGCCTGCACTCTGCCATTATCTCGATGAATTTCTCCACTCCGGCAATTGCCATCAACTACGAACACAAATCCGCCGGGATTATGCAGCAGCTTGGGCTACCAGAGATGGCGATTGATATCCGTCATTTATTAGACGGCAGCCTGCAAGCGATGGTTGCAGATACATTAGGCCAGCTTCCGGAGCTGAATACACGACTTAACGAAGCCGTCAGTCGCGAACGCCAGGCAGGAATGCAGATGGTGCAATCTGTGCTCGAGCGCATCGGGGAGGCGAAATGA
- the wcaL gene encoding colanic acid biosynthesis glycosyltransferase WcaL gives MKVGFFLLKFPLSSETFVLNQITAFIDMGFEVEIVALQKGDTQNTHAAWTKYNLAARTRWLQDEPQGKVAKLRHRASQTLRGIHRKNTWQALNLKRYGAESRNLILSAICGQVATPFYADVFIAHFGPAGVTAAKLRELGVIRGKIATIFHGIDISSREVLNHYTPEYQQLFRRGDLMLPISDLWAGRLQKMGCPREKIAVSRMGVDMTRFSPRPVKAPATPLEIISVARLTEKKGLHVAIEACRQLKEQGVAFRYRILGIGPWERRLRTLIEQYQLEDVVEMPGFKPSHEVKAMLDDADVFLLPSVTGADGDMEGIPVALMEAMAVGIPVVSTLHSGIPELVEADKSGWLVPENDARALAQRLVAFSQLDTDELTTVVKRAREKVEHDFNQQVINRELASLLQAL, from the coding sequence ATGAAGGTCGGCTTCTTTTTACTTAAATTTCCGCTGTCGTCGGAAACCTTCGTTCTCAACCAAATCACTGCGTTTATTGATATGGGCTTTGAGGTGGAGATTGTCGCGCTGCAAAAAGGCGATACGCAAAACACCCACGCGGCATGGACGAAATATAACCTTGCCGCCAGAACTCGCTGGTTACAGGACGAACCACAAGGCAAAGTGGCGAAACTGCGCCACCGCGCCAGCCAGACCTTACGCGGCATTCATCGTAAAAATACCTGGCAGGCGCTCAACCTCAAACGCTATGGTGCTGAGTCGCGGAACCTGATTTTGTCTGCCATTTGCGGCCAGGTCGCAACACCATTTTATGCCGATGTCTTTATCGCTCATTTTGGCCCGGCGGGGGTAACCGCAGCAAAACTACGCGAACTGGGTGTCATTCGCGGCAAAATCGCCACTATCTTCCACGGTATTGATATCTCCAGTCGGGAAGTGCTCAACCATTACACTCCCGAATATCAACAACTGTTCCGCCGCGGCGATCTGATGCTACCAATAAGCGATCTGTGGGCCGGAAGGCTGCAAAAAATGGGCTGCCCGAGGGAAAAAATTGCCGTATCACGCATGGGTGTAGACATGACGCGCTTTAGCCCGCGTCCGGTGAAAGCGCCCGCAACACCGCTGGAGATTATTTCCGTCGCACGCTTAACCGAGAAAAAAGGCCTGCATGTGGCGATCGAAGCCTGCCGTCAGTTGAAAGAGCAGGGCGTGGCATTTCGCTATCGCATCCTCGGCATTGGCCCGTGGGAACGACGCCTGCGCACCCTCATCGAACAATATCAACTGGAAGATGTGGTAGAGATGCCGGGCTTTAAACCGAGCCACGAAGTGAAGGCGATGCTCGACGACGCGGATGTCTTCCTGTTGCCTTCGGTAACGGGTGCTGACGGTGATATGGAAGGTATTCCGGTGGCGCTAATGGAAGCGATGGCAGTCGGCATTCCGGTGGTTTCTACTCTGCATAGCGGAATTCCGGAACTGGTGGAGGCCGATAAATCCGGCTGGCTGGTGCCTGAGAACGATGCTCGCGCACTGGCGCAGCGACTGGTGGCGTTTAGCCAACTGGATACCGACGAACTTACTACGGTTGTCAAACGTGCGCGCGAAAAAGTCGAACACGATTTTAACCAGCAGGTGATTAACCGAGAACTCGCCAGCTTGCTGCAGGCTTTATAG
- the wcaM gene encoding colanic acid biosynthesis protein WcaM produces MPFKKLSRRTFLTASSALAFLHTPFARALPARQRVNINDYNPHDWIASFKQAFSEGQTVVVPAGLVCDNINTGIFIPPGKTLHILGSLRGNGRGRFVLQDGSQVTGEKGGSMHNITLDVRGSDCTIKGLAMSGFGPVTQIYIGGKNKRVMRNLTIDNLTVSHANYAILRQGFHNQIIGANITNCKFSDLQGDAIEWNVAINDSDILISDHLIERINCTNGKINWGIGIGLAGSTYDNNYPEDQAVKNFVVANITGSDCRQLIHVENGKHFVIRNIKARNITPDFSKKAGIDNATVAIYGCDNFVIDNIEMINSAGMLIGYGVIKGKYLSIPQNFRVNNIQLDNTHLAYKLRGIQISAGNAVSFVALTNIEMKRASLELHNKPQHLFMRNIKVMQESSVGPALSMNFDMRKDIRGVFMAKKETLLSLANVHAVNERGQSSVDIDRINHHIVNVEKINFRLPERRE; encoded by the coding sequence ATGCCATTTAAAAAACTCTCCCGACGCACCTTCCTGACGGCAAGCTCGGCGCTTGCCTTCCTCCATACCCCTTTCGCTCGCGCACTTCCCGCACGACAACGCGTTAATATTAACGACTACAACCCACACGACTGGATCGCCTCATTTAAACAAGCCTTCAGCGAAGGGCAAACGGTCGTCGTGCCTGCTGGATTGGTTTGTGACAATATCAATACCGGCATCTTCATCCCCCCTGGCAAAACGTTACACATCCTGGGAAGCCTGCGCGGCAACGGCAGAGGGCGATTTGTCTTACAGGACGGCAGCCAGGTGACAGGGGAGAAGGGCGGCAGTATGCATAACATCACCCTGGATGTGCGCGGCTCTGACTGCACCATTAAAGGGCTGGCCATGAGCGGCTTTGGCCCGGTAACGCAGATTTATATTGGCGGCAAAAACAAACGGGTCATGCGCAACCTGACCATCGATAACCTCACCGTTAGCCATGCTAATTACGCCATCTTACGGCAGGGATTTCATAATCAGATTATTGGTGCCAACATCACCAACTGTAAGTTCAGCGACTTACAGGGCGACGCTATTGAATGGAACGTGGCGATTAACGACAGTGATATTTTGATATCCGACCATCTCATTGAGCGCATTAACTGTACCAACGGCAAAATCAACTGGGGCATCGGCATAGGCCTTGCGGGGAGTACTTACGATAATAACTACCCGGAAGACCAGGCAGTGAAAAACTTTGTCGTGGCGAATATCACGGGATCGGATTGTCGGCAGTTGATCCATGTTGAAAATGGTAAACATTTTGTTATTCGTAATATCAAAGCCCGCAATATCACGCCGGATTTCAGTAAGAAAGCAGGTATTGATAACGCGACAGTCGCTATTTACGGTTGTGACAATTTCGTGATTGATAATATTGAAATGATTAATAGCGCCGGGATGTTAATCGGTTATGGGGTAATTAAAGGCAAATATCTCTCGATACCGCAAAATTTCCGAGTGAATAATATTCAACTGGATAATACTCATCTTGCTTATAAATTGCGCGGCATCCAAATCTCCGCCGGGAATGCCGTCTCCTTTGTGGCACTGACTAACATTGAGATGAAGCGTGCCTCGCTGGAGCTTCACAATAAACCGCAACATCTTTTTATGCGTAATATCAAGGTGATGCAGGAATCCTCTGTTGGACCCGCATTGAGCATGAACTTCGACATGCGCAAAGACATTCGTGGCGTCTTTATGGCGAAAAAAGAAACACTGCTGTCTCTTGCAAATGTACATGCGGTGAATGAAAGAGGGCAAAGCTCCGTCGATATCGACAGGATAAATCACCATATTGTTAATGTGGAAAAGATTAACTTTAGATTGCCGGAACGGAGGGAGTAG
- the galF gene encoding UTP--glucose-1-phosphate uridylyltransferase GalF gives MTNLKAVIPVAGLGMHMLPATKAIPKEMLPIVDKPMIQYIVDEIVAAGIKEILLVTHASKNAVENHFDTSYELESLLELRVKRQLLAEVQSICPPGVTIMNVRQGEPLGLGHSILCARPAIGDNPFVVVLPDVVIDDASADPLRYNLAAMIARFNETGRSQVLAKRMPGDLSEYSVIQTKEPLDREGKVSRIVEFIEKPDQPQTLDSDIMAVGRYVLSADIWPELERTQPGAWGRIQLTDAIAEQAKKQSVDAMLMTGDSYDCGKKMGYMQAFVKYGLRNLKEGAKFRKGIEKLLSE, from the coding sequence ATGACGAATTTAAAAGCAGTTATTCCTGTAGCGGGTCTTGGGATGCATATGTTGCCTGCCACTAAGGCGATTCCCAAAGAGATGCTACCGATCGTCGACAAGCCAATGATTCAGTACATTGTTGACGAGATTGTGGCTGCAGGGATCAAAGAAATCCTCCTGGTGACTCATGCGTCCAAGAACGCGGTCGAAAACCACTTCGATACCTCTTATGAATTAGAATCTCTCCTTGAACTGCGCGTGAAGCGTCAGCTGCTGGCGGAAGTACAGTCCATCTGTCCGCCGGGCGTGACCATTATGAACGTGCGTCAGGGCGAACCTTTAGGTTTGGGCCATTCCATTTTATGTGCACGACCCGCCATTGGTGACAATCCATTTGTCGTGGTACTGCCAGACGTTGTGATTGACGACGCCAGCGCCGACCCGCTGCGCTACAACCTTGCTGCCATGATTGCGCGCTTCAACGAAACGGGCCGCAGCCAGGTGCTGGCAAAACGTATGCCGGGTGACCTCTCTGAATACTCCGTCATTCAGACTAAAGAGCCGCTGGACCGTGAGGGTAAAGTCAGCCGCATTGTTGAATTTATCGAAAAACCGGATCAGCCGCAGACGCTGGACTCAGACATCATGGCCGTGGGCCGTTATGTGCTTTCTGCTGATATTTGGCCGGAACTGGAACGCACTCAGCCTGGTGCATGGGGACGTATTCAGCTGACTGATGCCATTGCTGAACAGGCGAAAAAACAGTCCGTTGATGCCATGCTGATGACAGGTGATAGCTACGACTGCGGTAAAAAAATGGGTTATATGCAGGCGTTCGTGAAGTATGGATTACGCAACCTGAAAGAAGGGGCGAAGTTCCGCAAAGGCATTGAGAAGTTGTTAAGCGAATAA
- the wzx gene encoding O6 family O-antigen flippase, translating to MNRIQRVHNYLRLKDKIKNVFLGLYILQLFNYIAPLVIIPILIKYIGLGEYGELVYITSIYQIVALIIDFGFTYTGPVVAARHKCEIQNLQRYYSIVVLLKSLLFIIALTCVFLLCRLNIVHLSFLGFLSIFLCSIGNIVSPNWFLQGIGDFKKLSYSQVIVRITLFIMLLVYVCSGGDNVFILSFLQNATLLICCIYLWPNIHISHIVHLKPNECIVEFKKAGNVFIGVIGTIGYNGLIPVLIGNLCGNTSLGVFSIVQKMTTACQSLINPISQYMLSQVSEIKPQDELFYYRIKKSFFVHLTISIIACLCYMGLGQYVATFIGKVDVSFVIILYASVITIFSSLNNVLGIQFLIPTDNVKILRSINVIAGIIVVSLSWLLISRFDILGGVLLNLIGEFLVFSMLAFIAHRKWRARV from the coding sequence ATGAATAGGATACAACGTGTGCATAATTATTTAAGACTTAAAGATAAAATAAAAAACGTATTTTTAGGGTTGTATATATTGCAGTTATTTAATTATATCGCACCATTGGTAATTATCCCTATCCTGATAAAATATATTGGGTTGGGGGAATATGGGGAATTAGTCTATATTACATCTATTTATCAAATAGTGGCTTTGATAATTGATTTTGGCTTTACTTACACAGGACCTGTGGTTGCTGCGAGACATAAATGTGAGATCCAAAATTTACAGCGCTATTACTCAATAGTTGTTCTTTTAAAATCATTGCTTTTTATAATTGCATTAACATGTGTATTTTTATTGTGCAGATTAAATATAGTCCACTTGTCATTTTTGGGGTTTTTGTCAATTTTTCTATGCTCTATTGGTAATATAGTATCGCCCAATTGGTTTTTGCAGGGGATTGGTGATTTTAAAAAACTTTCATACTCTCAAGTAATAGTGAGAATAACATTGTTTATCATGCTTCTAGTTTATGTCTGTAGTGGCGGAGATAATGTTTTTATCTTAAGTTTTTTACAAAATGCAACATTACTCATATGCTGTATATACTTATGGCCAAATATTCATATTAGCCATATTGTTCATCTTAAACCTAATGAATGCATTGTGGAATTTAAGAAGGCAGGAAATGTTTTTATTGGCGTAATAGGTACGATTGGTTACAATGGTCTAATTCCTGTGTTAATTGGAAACCTTTGCGGTAATACGAGTCTTGGTGTTTTTTCAATCGTTCAAAAAATGACAACAGCATGTCAAAGTCTAATTAATCCAATATCACAGTATATGTTATCACAAGTTTCAGAAATTAAACCTCAAGATGAACTGTTTTATTATAGAATTAAAAAAAGTTTTTTTGTGCATTTAACAATTAGCATAATTGCATGTTTATGTTATATGGGATTAGGGCAATATGTGGCGACTTTTATAGGTAAAGTTGACGTTTCATTTGTTATTATTTTATATGCGTCAGTAATTACAATTTTTTCATCTTTAAATAATGTCCTTGGTATACAGTTTCTTATACCGACAGATAATGTAAAAATACTGCGAAGTATAAATGTTATAGCGGGAATTATTGTTGTTAGTTTGTCTTGGCTGTTAATATCACGCTTTGACATTCTGGGGGGGGTTTTATTAAACCTAATTGGTGAGTTTCTTGTATTCAGTATGCTAGCTTTTATTGCCCATCGTAAGTGGAGAGCGAGAGTATAA
- the wzy gene encoding O6 family O-antigen polymerase — protein sequence MKVKAVPAITFYLSLMLTILVLLFGNEPNKSQYILVIATITVFYIAYITNKITSPASLLVISSFVFLGCRPLLSLFANYDYRIADWFIEGYMDDDVILANYAITLMYYGYTLGLILCRNTEKIYPHGPYPEKQLLKIKFLLTLFFLGSIGMVVKGIFFFNFIESNSYVDIYQSNITTPIGYDFLSYLFYCSFFLICAFHIQFRTNKKFLFIAICIAAFSTLKGSRSEAITFLLTVTCIYFNEVKTRNLRLLITMIFVFSVIFVISEFISMWRTGGSFIQLMQGNNPVINFVYGMGVSYLSIYQSVKLQLLSGGYNVTYLFSQLIITCSSIFNVKLSLPEISYSHLASYTANPELYNLGFGLGGSYLAESFLAFGLIGCFIIPFFLLLNLNVLEKYTKNKPIIYFVYYSVLPPILFTPRETLFYFFPYLVKSIFVACLVTLYIQYKKD from the coding sequence ATGAAAGTGAAGGCGGTTCCTGCTATTACATTCTATTTAAGTTTAATGCTGACAATTTTAGTGTTACTGTTTGGTAATGAACCAAATAAATCACAATATATTCTTGTTATAGCAACGATAACAGTTTTTTATATCGCGTATATCACTAATAAAATAACTTCTCCGGCCAGCCTTCTCGTTATATCATCTTTTGTGTTTTTAGGTTGTCGACCTTTATTATCTTTGTTTGCAAACTATGATTACAGGATTGCCGATTGGTTTATTGAAGGATATATGGATGACGATGTGATTTTGGCTAACTATGCTATAACATTAATGTATTATGGTTATACATTGGGACTAATTCTATGCAGAAATACTGAAAAAATTTATCCGCATGGTCCATATCCAGAGAAACAATTGCTAAAAATAAAGTTTCTTTTGACTTTATTTTTTCTGGGTTCGATAGGTATGGTTGTGAAAGGGATATTCTTTTTTAACTTTATAGAATCTAATAGTTATGTTGATATATATCAATCAAATATAACAACGCCAATAGGTTATGATTTTCTGTCTTATTTGTTTTATTGTTCTTTTTTCCTTATATGTGCGTTTCATATACAGTTCAGAACAAATAAAAAATTTCTTTTTATTGCGATATGCATTGCTGCATTTAGCACCTTGAAGGGTAGTCGTAGTGAAGCTATAACGTTTCTTTTAACGGTTACATGTATATATTTTAATGAAGTAAAGACAAGAAACTTACGTTTGCTGATTACAATGATTTTTGTTTTTAGCGTCATTTTTGTGATTAGTGAATTTATCTCAATGTGGCGCACTGGAGGGAGTTTTATTCAATTAATGCAGGGTAATAATCCTGTTATAAACTTTGTATACGGCATGGGAGTATCATATCTTTCCATTTATCAATCAGTAAAACTACAACTATTGTCAGGGGGGTATAATGTTACCTATCTATTCAGCCAGTTAATAATAACTTGCTCGTCAATATTTAATGTTAAATTGAGCTTGCCGGAAATAAGCTATAGCCATTTGGCCTCATACACAGCAAACCCAGAATTATATAATCTTGGGTTCGGACTTGGGGGAAGTTATTTAGCAGAATCGTTTTTAGCATTTGGTCTTATTGGGTGTTTCATAATACCCTTTTTTCTTTTACTTAATTTAAATGTATTGGAAAAATACACAAAAAACAAACCAATCATATATTTTGTTTATTATAGTGTGTTGCCACCTATATTATTCACACCTAGAGAGACTTTGTTCTATTTCTTCCCCTATCTTGTCAAAAGTATATTTGTTGCTTGTTTAGTAACATTATACATCCAGTATAAAAAGGATTGA